From the genome of Argentina anserina chromosome 4, drPotAnse1.1, whole genome shotgun sequence, one region includes:
- the LOC126790687 gene encoding pathogenesis-related homeodomain protein, producing the protein MHDLGKKSSVQESGKSRYSTPLSKLLSSPKFKKGSKVSHVKKVKPKSKTTIASSFLKRRNADSSRKGTKSKDTSKKLTSRKGLHNARDENNANKSSSLKLQNDKVSMNGSNQKGENADGETRIRKRRKTKRKKNKVDLDETARLQRRTRYLLIKIKLEQNLIDAYSGEGWKGQSREKIKPEKELQRAENQILKCKLRIRDAIHQLHSLSSVGSIADSVIDPDGSVFHEHIFCAKCKLNEAFPDNDIVLCDGTCNAAFHQKCLDPPLDTENIPRGDQGWFCKFCECKMEILEVVNAHLGTCFSMDSTWQDVFKEEAAFPDGGNLLLNPDEEWPSDESDDDDYNPDRNVNSCSVSREGSDDNASDDELSTDASVGSDESTDGDIVSGRRQRSSVDYKKLYDEMFGKDGPVLEQVSDDEDWGPGKRKRREKESDAASTLMTLYESERNPGPVPTEVKSKRTTDKQGRRSCFRIPPSAIEKLRQVFSENELPPKAVKDNLSKELGLDPEKVSKWFKNTRYLALKTRKAKGIKDLHTSSSEMNKESRYENVTGKAADLVESDSDDTSAKTVVHSPRNIKKSFWRKHPKSLSSPLKKNQQKGSSCLSPAKSNKDVGMELSDDVSLKKLWKGRTKEKRVNIIAGSGGESQVAELEMERLCKVQVRLDNMRQKLQRFQTAKAKKLKNPPLHEQTVIYVPIAELKGLTF; encoded by the exons ATGCACGATCTTGGGAAGAAATCATCTGTTCAGGAGTCTGGAAAATCTCGTTACTCAACTCCTCTGTCAAAGCTATTATCATCACCTAAGTTTAAGAAAGGCAGCAAAGTTTCCCATGTGAAAAAGGTAAAACCAAAATCCAAAACGACTATTGCTTCATCCTTTTTGAAGAGAAGAAATGCCGACTCATCAAGGAAGGGAACAAAGAGTAAGGACACAAGTAAGAAATTGACAAGTAGAAAAGGACTGCATAATGCACGTGATGAAAATAATGCAAACAAGTCATCTTCATTGAAGCTTCAGAATGACAAGGTCTCAATGAATGGCTCCAATCAGAAAGGGGAAAATGCTGATGGAGAAACCagaattagaaaaagaagaaagacgAAACGTAAAAAGAATAAAGTGGATCTTGATGAAACTGCTCGCTTGCAGAGAAGGACAAGGTACCTGCTAATTAAAATAAAGTTGGAGCAGAACCTGATTGATGCTTATTCTGGTGAAGGTTGGAAGGGTCAGAG TAGAGAAAAGATTAAGCCAGAAAAAGAACTACAGAGAGCCGAGAATCAAATTTTGAAGTGCAAGCTTAGAATCCGAGATGCTATTCATCAGCTACATTCACTAAGTTCAGTGGGAAGCATTGCAGACTCTGTCATTGATCCAGATGGATCTGTTTTTCATGAGCAT ATATTCTGTGCAAAGTGCAAGTTGAACGAAGCTTTCCCTGATAATGATATTGTACTGTGTGATGGGACGTGCAATGCTGCATTCCACCAAAAATGTCTTGATCCTCCCCTGGATACTGAAAATA TTCCTCGAGGAGATCAAGGCTGGTTTTGCAAATTTTGTGAGTGTAAAATGGAAATACTAGAGGTAGTCAACGCTCATCTTGGGACCTGCTTTTCCATGGATAGTACTTGGCAG GACGTTTTCAAAGAGGAAGCTGCTTTCCCTGATGGTGGGAATTTATTACTAAATCCAGATGAAGAATGGCCTTCAGATGAGTCGGATGACGATGATTATAACCCAGATAGAAATGTAAACAGTTGTAGCGTCAGCAGGGAAGGTAGTGATGACAATGCATCAGATGATGAATTGTCAACTGACGCCAGCGTAGGTTCTGATGAATCTACTGATGGAGATATTGTTTCTGGCCGAAGACAGAGAAGCAGTGTTGATTATAAGAAATTATATGAT gaaaTGTTTGGAAAAGATGGTCCTGTGTTGGAACAAGTTAGTGATGATGAAGACTGGGGTCCTGGTAAAAGGAAGCGACGAGAAAAAGAATCTGATGCTGCCAGCACTCTTATGACTCTGTATGAGAGTGAGAGAAATCCAGGTCCTGTCCCTACAGAAGTGAAAAGTAAACGAACTACTGATAAACAAGGCAGAAGGTCATGTTTCCGGATTCCTCCCAGTGCTATTGAG AAGCTTCGCCAAGTTTTTTCGGAAAATGAACTTCCTCCTAAAGCTGTCAAGGATAATCTTTCCAAAGAGTTGGGTCTTGATCCTGAGAAG GTCAGTAAATGGTTCAAGAACACACGCTACCTGGCTCTTAAAACCAGAAAG GCAAAGGGAATTAAAGATCTTCACACTTCTTCTTCCGAAATGAACAAGGAATCCAGATATGAAAATGTGACAGGAAAAGCTGCTGATCTCGTGGAATCTGATTCTGATGACACCTCAGCTAAAACTGTGGTCCATTCCCCAAGGAATATTAAGAAGTCTTTCTGGAGAAAGCATCCAAAGTCATTAAGTAGCCCTCTGAAGAAAAATCAACAGAAAGGATCTTCATGTTTGTCACCTGCAAAGAGCAACAAG GATGTTGGCATGGAATTGAGTGATGATGTGAGCTTAAAGAAGCTTTGGAAAGGAAGAACAAAGGAGAAGCGAGTCAACATTATTGCTGGAAGTGGAGGTGAGTCTCAAGTTGCAGAACTGGAAATGGAGAGACTATGTAAAGTCCAAGTTAGGCTAGATAATATGAGACAGAAATTACAAAGGTTTCAAACAGCCAAGgcaaagaaattgaaaaaccCTCCATTGCATGAACAGACAGTCATTTATGTTCCAATAGCAGAACTAAAAGGTTTGACATTCTGA
- the LOC126791110 gene encoding uncharacterized protein LOC126791110, whose translation MAQKLYNQIKGLKVKELPSYLKPMMSADYVKKAVGKGLDNYHAKYIQTSSVDPLLHVCFGGMVFSYLVALPEERRHLEHAQHAKEHAGH comes from the coding sequence ATGGCGCAGAAGTTGTACAACCAGATCAAGGGGTTGAAGGTGAAGGAGCTTCCCAGCTACTTGAAGCCGATGATGAGCGCCGATTACGTGAAGAAGGCAGTCGGGAAAGGCCTGGACAACTACCACGCCAAGTACATCCAGACCAGCTCCGTCGATCCTCTCCTCCACGTCTGCTTCGGCGGCATGGTCTTCTCTTACCTCGTCGCTCTCCCCGAGGAGCGCCGCCACCTCGAGCACGCCCAGCACGCCAAGGAACACGCCGGCCACTAA